A single window of Granulicella cerasi DNA harbors:
- a CDS encoding alkaline phosphatase family protein, with translation MNKLRGLACVLVSCGVAAVAQKPAPLVLISIDGMKPEYVTRAKEHGLKLPELESFLAQGTYAEGVQGVLPTVTYPSHTTLVTGVSPLVHGVEDNTTFDPMNEHPGQWYWEFRYVKAQTLYQAADKAGIKTGAVSWPVTVGAPIDYNIAEGAQSERTDASKIPGYNPPNILAQLGFPTPKDAEDLTMNGDETKTAQSIAILKKWKPGLLLVHLVSLDHFQHGYGPFSKEADEALLKIDAEVKRIEDAAHAADPRTRIAIVSDHGFLPVDQHTNLNKLFVDAGLITLGAPKPGSKKPTITSWQAQAWPAGGSVAIVLRNPNDKAMVEKVHALLLKWKSDPALGLDNLLTHDQAVAMGGFPHATFVVDFKDGWDMGYEFTGKSVVPAPHTGMHGYLPTRPAMRSTFMVKGEGVKAGKDVGVIDMRQIAPTLAELLGVKLTDAKMEPVDVK, from the coding sequence ATGAACAAGCTTCGTGGTTTGGCATGTGTGTTGGTGAGTTGCGGCGTGGCCGCGGTGGCGCAAAAGCCCGCGCCGTTAGTGCTGATTTCGATCGACGGCATGAAGCCGGAGTATGTCACCCGGGCCAAGGAACACGGCCTCAAACTTCCCGAGCTCGAGAGCTTCCTCGCGCAGGGCACCTACGCAGAAGGCGTGCAAGGCGTGCTGCCCACCGTCACTTACCCGAGCCACACGACGCTCGTCACCGGTGTTTCGCCGCTCGTGCATGGCGTCGAGGACAACACCACCTTCGACCCCATGAACGAGCACCCGGGCCAGTGGTACTGGGAGTTCCGTTATGTGAAGGCACAGACGCTCTATCAGGCCGCGGATAAGGCTGGCATCAAGACCGGCGCGGTGAGCTGGCCCGTCACCGTCGGCGCGCCGATCGATTACAACATTGCAGAGGGCGCCCAGTCCGAGCGCACGGACGCCTCGAAGATTCCCGGCTACAACCCACCGAACATCCTCGCGCAGCTCGGCTTTCCCACTCCGAAGGACGCCGAGGACCTGACGATGAATGGCGATGAGACCAAGACCGCGCAGTCCATCGCGATCCTGAAGAAGTGGAAGCCCGGCCTGCTGCTCGTGCACCTGGTTTCACTCGATCACTTCCAGCATGGCTACGGCCCGTTCAGCAAAGAAGCCGATGAGGCCCTGCTGAAGATCGATGCCGAGGTGAAGCGCATCGAAGACGCCGCGCACGCAGCCGATCCGCGCACGCGTATCGCGATCGTCAGCGACCACGGCTTCCTGCCGGTCGATCAACATACGAACCTCAACAAGCTCTTCGTGGATGCGGGCCTGATTACGCTCGGCGCGCCGAAGCCCGGCTCGAAGAAGCCGACGATCACCAGCTGGCAGGCGCAGGCATGGCCCGCAGGCGGATCAGTAGCCATCGTTCTTCGCAACCCCAACGACAAGGCGATGGTGGAGAAGGTGCACGCGCTGCTGCTGAAGTGGAAGTCTGACCCCGCGCTTGGCCTCGACAACCTGCTGACGCATGATCAGGCTGTGGCGATGGGCGGGTTCCCGCACGCGACCTTCGTGGTGGACTTCAAGGACGGCTGGGATATGGGCTATGAGTTCACCGGTAAGTCCGTCGTCCCCGCGCCGCACACCGGCATGCATGGATATCTGCCGACGCGGCCTGCGATGCGCTCGACCTTCATGGTGAAGGGTGAAGGAGTGAAGGCTGGCAAAGATGTCGGCGTGATCGACATGCGCCAGATCGCTCCGACGCTCGCAGAGCTTCTGGGGGTGAAACTGACAGACGCGAAGATGGAGCCCGTGGATGTGAAGTAG
- a CDS encoding antitoxin, whose translation MAQTAKLFKNGRSQAVRLPSEFRFEGEEVFIRKDEATGDVVLSRKAHDWDAFFQLRDELGPVAEDFMAERDRSLPPERDLF comes from the coding sequence ATGGCTCAGACCGCAAAGCTCTTCAAAAACGGCCGCAGTCAGGCCGTTCGGCTACCCAGCGAGTTTCGTTTTGAGGGCGAGGAAGTCTTCATTCGCAAAGATGAAGCAACGGGAGACGTGGTGCTTTCACGCAAGGCACACGACTGGGACGCGTTCTTTCAGCTGCGTGATGAGCTCGGCCCCGTCGCGGAAGACTTCATGGCAGAGCGTGATCGTTCGCTTCCACCTGAACGAGACCTCTTCTAG
- the hisH gene encoding imidazole glycerol phosphate synthase subunit HisH encodes MIAVIDYKAGNLTSVVKALKHLGADDIVVTQDRADVLRADKIVLPGVGHFQSTQLLTDLGLTDAAREAVVKGTPFFGICVGLQWLYEGSTEAHGTLGFGHFAGMCEHFPGQHEGGELKSPHVGWNSLENLRADSKLMRGVEPGSFVYYTHSWRAPLSADTAAATIYGGEFTAAVERDNVMGVQFHPEKSAETGLRILKNFLEL; translated from the coding sequence ATGATCGCAGTCATCGACTACAAAGCGGGCAATCTGACCAGCGTCGTGAAGGCGCTGAAGCATCTCGGCGCGGACGACATCGTCGTCACGCAAGATCGCGCGGATGTGCTCCGCGCCGACAAGATTGTGCTGCCGGGCGTGGGACACTTCCAGTCCACGCAACTGCTCACCGACCTCGGCCTCACCGACGCCGCACGCGAAGCCGTCGTGAAGGGTACGCCGTTTTTCGGCATCTGTGTTGGGCTGCAGTGGCTCTATGAAGGCTCCACGGAAGCGCACGGGACACTGGGTTTCGGACACTTCGCGGGCATGTGCGAGCACTTCCCTGGCCAGCACGAAGGCGGAGAGTTGAAGTCGCCGCACGTCGGTTGGAACTCGCTCGAAAACCTGCGCGCAGACTCGAAACTGATGCGCGGTGTCGAACCGGGCAGCTTCGTTTACTACACGCACTCGTGGCGCGCGCCGCTGAGCGCCGACACCGCTGCCGCAACGATCTATGGCGGCGAGTTCACCGCTGCGGTCGAACGCGACAACGTGATGGGCGTGCAGTTCCACCCCGAGAAGTCCGCTGAGACTGGCCTGCGCATCCTCAAGAATTTTTTGGAGCTCTAA
- a CDS encoding VWA domain-containing protein, whose translation MRLRRFLLASALAVSVMPLAFAQEATSTDAPPPKSKVAPPPQEELDQAATLQVNVNLVNVYFSVRDKSGFVSGLTINDCQLAENNDPQTLKRLTQEKNLPLTIGILLDTSGSQEHVLPLEQESGGRFLREVLQKKDEAFLISFDVNVDLLSDYTNSPNELTRAINKASINAASSSAGIPGIGGGPLPTSNPRGTLLYDAVYLAAHDKLQSQTGRKILVILTDGQDQGSQETIKSAIEAAQKANTIVYPILIADRAGYLSAGMIYTGSSQMQQLAEQTGGRVINVGNSGRKLEDAFDQIQDELRTQYLASYTPKNKTADGKFRKIDMDCGKGMKVQARKGYYALSGDQPQD comes from the coding sequence ATGCGCCTCCGCCGCTTCCTGCTCGCTTCAGCTCTTGCTGTCTCTGTGATGCCCCTCGCATTTGCGCAGGAGGCCACCTCCACCGATGCTCCTCCGCCGAAGTCCAAGGTGGCTCCACCTCCGCAGGAGGAACTCGACCAGGCGGCGACGCTGCAGGTGAACGTCAACCTCGTGAACGTGTACTTTTCGGTGCGCGACAAGAGCGGCTTCGTCAGCGGTTTGACCATCAACGACTGCCAGCTTGCCGAGAACAACGATCCGCAGACGCTGAAGCGCCTGACGCAGGAAAAGAACCTGCCGCTGACGATCGGCATTCTGCTCGACACCTCTGGCTCGCAGGAGCACGTGCTGCCGCTCGAGCAGGAGTCCGGCGGCCGCTTTCTGCGCGAAGTGCTGCAGAAAAAGGACGAGGCGTTCCTCATCTCCTTCGACGTGAACGTGGACCTGCTCTCCGACTACACGAACAGCCCCAACGAACTGACACGTGCGATCAATAAGGCGAGCATCAACGCAGCTTCCTCGTCGGCGGGTATTCCGGGCATCGGCGGTGGACCGCTGCCGACGAGCAATCCGCGTGGCACGCTGCTTTACGACGCGGTCTATCTGGCCGCGCATGACAAACTGCAGTCGCAAACCGGCCGCAAGATTCTGGTGATCCTGACCGACGGTCAGGACCAGGGTTCGCAGGAGACGATCAAGAGCGCCATCGAAGCGGCGCAGAAGGCGAACACGATCGTCTATCCGATTCTGATTGCCGATCGCGCGGGGTATTTGTCGGCGGGCATGATCTACACGGGCAGCTCGCAGATGCAGCAACTCGCCGAGCAGACCGGTGGCCGCGTGATCAACGTCGGCAACTCCGGCCGCAAGCTCGAGGATGCGTTCGACCAGATCCAGGACGAACTCCGCACGCAATACCTCGCCAGCTACACGCCGAAGAACAAGACGGCGGATGGTAAGTTCCGCAAGATCGACATGGACTGCGGCAAGGGCATGAAGGTGCAGGCGCGCAAGGGCTACTATGCGCTGTCCGGCGATCAGCCGCAGGATTAG
- the hisI gene encoding phosphoribosyl-AMP cyclohydrolase → MTAVDTAVKIDFEKAGGLVAGIVQDAKTGEVLMLGFLNDVSWQKTLETGFVTFWSRTRSKLWMKGETSGNRLKIVSTATDCDNDALLFKVEVEGDGLVCHEGTVSCFTKPIA, encoded by the coding sequence ATGACCGCAGTAGACACCGCAGTGAAGATTGACTTTGAAAAGGCCGGCGGCCTTGTGGCCGGCATCGTGCAGGACGCCAAGACCGGCGAAGTGCTCATGCTCGGCTTCCTCAACGATGTGAGCTGGCAGAAGACGCTCGAGACCGGCTTCGTCACCTTCTGGTCGCGCACCCGCTCCAAGCTCTGGATGAAGGGCGAGACCAGCGGCAACCGCCTGAAGATCGTCTCCACCGCCACCGACTGCGACAACGACGCGCTGCTTTTCAAGGTAGAGGTCGAAGGCGATGGCCTTGTCTGCCACGAAGGCACGGTGAGCTGCTTCACGAAGCCGATCGCGTAA
- the hisD gene encoding histidinol dehydrogenase, translated as MKILKTTGESAAATEAVLRELEMRGATNTAKVDGVVREILDAVRTRGDAALREFSAKFDGLREDQPLLVTREEMAAAWEAISEELKAAMRIAQANIRSFAERQLPKSWSFRPTEGMEVGQIIRPLSAVGCYVPGGRYPLPSTLFMTATPAQVAGVERIVVCSPKPATETLAAAYLAGVTEFYRVGGAQAIAAMAYGTETIAPVDKIVGPGNLYVTAAKQAVSREDTGIDMPAGPTEIVVTSEVGDPVGIGADLVAQAEHDPEALPIFITSKLDLAEQVVAEAQRQAEGNELALISLAAQGYAFVTETVEEAQALTNRLAPEHLTVDSGSDLRWVKNAGSVFIGHFTPQSMGDYVSGPNHVLPTGRNGRLRGGLSVVDFVKVITVQQYTKAALQEVGPHTIALAEAEGLKGHAESVRVKMR; from the coding sequence ATGAAGATTCTGAAGACAACCGGCGAATCCGCAGCAGCAACCGAAGCCGTCCTTCGCGAGCTTGAAATGCGCGGCGCAACCAACACCGCCAAGGTCGACGGCGTAGTGCGCGAGATCCTCGACGCCGTTCGCACACGCGGCGACGCCGCTCTGCGTGAGTTTTCCGCCAAGTTCGATGGTCTTCGCGAGGACCAGCCGCTGCTGGTCACGCGCGAAGAGATGGCCGCCGCGTGGGAAGCCATCAGCGAAGAGTTGAAGGCCGCCATGCGCATCGCGCAGGCGAACATTCGCAGCTTCGCCGAGCGCCAGTTGCCCAAGTCGTGGAGCTTCCGCCCCACCGAAGGCATGGAGGTCGGGCAGATCATTCGTCCGCTCAGCGCCGTCGGCTGCTACGTCCCCGGCGGACGCTATCCACTGCCTTCGACACTCTTCATGACCGCCACACCCGCACAGGTTGCAGGCGTTGAGCGCATCGTCGTCTGCTCGCCAAAGCCCGCGACCGAAACACTCGCCGCCGCGTACCTTGCCGGCGTCACCGAGTTCTACCGCGTCGGCGGCGCGCAGGCGATCGCCGCGATGGCTTACGGCACCGAGACCATCGCGCCGGTCGATAAGATCGTCGGCCCCGGCAATCTCTACGTCACCGCGGCGAAGCAAGCTGTCTCACGCGAAGACACCGGCATCGACATGCCCGCAGGCCCCACCGAAATCGTCGTGACCAGCGAAGTCGGCGACCCAGTCGGCATCGGCGCAGACCTCGTCGCGCAGGCCGAGCACGATCCCGAAGCTCTTCCTATCTTCATCACCTCGAAGCTCGATCTCGCCGAGCAGGTCGTCGCCGAAGCGCAGCGCCAGGCCGAGGGCAACGAACTCGCACTCATCTCGCTCGCCGCGCAAGGCTACGCCTTCGTCACCGAGACCGTCGAAGAAGCGCAGGCACTCACCAACCGCCTCGCGCCCGAGCACCTCACCGTCGATAGCGGCAGCGATCTGCGCTGGGTGAAGAACGCTGGCTCAGTCTTCATCGGCCACTTCACGCCGCAGTCCATGGGCGACTACGTCTCCGGCCCGAACCACGTGTTGCCCACCGGCCGCAACGGTCGTCTGCGCGGCGGCCTCAGTGTGGTGGACTTCGTCAAGGTCATCACCGTGCAGCAGTACACCAAGGCTGCGTTGCAGGAAGTCGGCCCGCACACCATCGCGCTGGCCGAAGCAGAAGGCTTGAAAGGACACGCCGAAAGCGTGCGCGTGAAGATGCGATGA
- a CDS encoding 1-(5-phosphoribosyl)-5-[(5-phosphoribosylamino)methylideneamino]imidazole-4-carboxamide isomerase: MLIPSIDLMGGKIVQLVQGEKLKLSFDDFDYWIERFSKYPLVQLIDLDAAMRQGDNRELVEMIAKRLPVQVGGGLRTVEDAKRLLDAGAKRVIFGSSLFGTAEEGEKRRHKLIKLEFAESLKKELGEDALCFSVDTKGGNVAVKGWKDTVSLTPEEAVTWLEDSCSSFLYTHVDTEGTMQGFPIEVAAILRSTTAKQLIVAGGIKEQSEVDELDTMGVDAVAGMAVYSGAMQA; encoded by the coding sequence ATGCTGATTCCTTCGATTGATTTGATGGGCGGAAAGATCGTCCAGTTGGTGCAGGGCGAAAAGCTCAAGCTGTCGTTTGATGACTTTGATTATTGGATCGAGCGCTTCTCGAAGTATCCGCTCGTGCAGTTGATTGACCTCGATGCGGCGATGCGCCAGGGCGACAACCGCGAGCTCGTGGAGATGATCGCCAAGCGCTTGCCGGTGCAGGTCGGCGGCGGTCTCCGCACCGTAGAGGATGCGAAGCGCCTACTCGATGCCGGCGCCAAACGCGTGATCTTTGGCTCGTCGCTCTTCGGCACCGCAGAAGAAGGCGAGAAGCGTCGCCACAAGCTGATCAAGCTGGAGTTTGCAGAGAGCCTGAAGAAAGAGCTCGGCGAAGACGCGCTCTGCTTCTCGGTCGACACCAAGGGCGGCAACGTCGCGGTGAAGGGCTGGAAGGACACCGTTTCGCTGACGCCGGAAGAAGCCGTGACGTGGCTCGAAGATTCCTGCTCATCGTTCCTCTACACACACGTAGACACCGAAGGCACGATGCAGGGCTTCCCGATCGAGGTCGCCGCGATTCTGCGCTCGACCACTGCGAAGCAGCTCATCGTTGCCGGCGGCATCAAGGAGCAGTCCGAGGTGGATGAGCTCGATACGATGGGCGTGGATGCTGTTGCGGGGATGGCTGTGTATTCAGGCGCGATGCAGGCTTAG
- the hisF gene encoding imidazole glycerol phosphate synthase subunit HisF: MLTKRVIACLDVRGGRVVKGIQFLDIIDAGDPAELAHRHAAAGADEIVLLDITATHEGRGTLLDTVKRTAEKLFVPFTVGGGIRSAEDAAAVFDAGADKVSINSSAIVRPELIGEIGGNFGAQAVIVAIDARREGKDPREAEVFVSGGRKPTGRRVVEWAKEAEQRGAGEILLTSMDTDGMRNGFDCELTAAVSEAVQIPVIASGGAGSAAHFAEVYTRGKADAALAASIFHFGVTDSRALKAEVARSGVAMRLPC; the protein is encoded by the coding sequence ATGCTGACGAAGAGAGTGATCGCTTGTCTGGATGTGCGCGGGGGCCGCGTCGTGAAGGGCATTCAGTTTTTGGACATCATCGACGCGGGTGATCCTGCGGAGCTGGCGCATCGCCATGCGGCTGCAGGTGCCGATGAGATTGTGCTGCTCGACATCACCGCGACGCACGAAGGTCGCGGCACGCTGCTCGACACCGTGAAGCGCACGGCAGAGAAGCTCTTTGTGCCCTTCACCGTTGGCGGGGGCATTCGCTCCGCTGAAGATGCAGCAGCTGTCTTCGACGCGGGCGCGGACAAGGTTTCGATCAACTCCAGCGCGATCGTTCGCCCGGAGTTGATTGGCGAAATCGGCGGCAACTTCGGCGCGCAAGCGGTGATCGTGGCGATCGATGCGCGCCGTGAAGGCAAAGACCCGCGTGAAGCAGAAGTCTTCGTCAGCGGCGGACGCAAGCCGACAGGTCGACGCGTTGTGGAGTGGGCGAAGGAAGCCGAGCAGCGCGGTGCAGGCGAGATTCTGCTGACCAGCATGGATACCGACGGCATGCGCAACGGCTTCGATTGCGAACTCACGGCGGCGGTCAGTGAAGCCGTGCAGATTCCTGTGATCGCCTCGGGCGGCGCGGGTTCGGCAGCGCACTTCGCCGAGGTCTACACGCGTGGAAAGGCTGATGCAGCGCTTGCCGCGAGCATCTTCCACTTCGGCGTGACGGATTCGCGCGCCTTGAAGGCCGAGGTCGCGCGTAGCGGCGTCGCCATGCGGCTGCCCTGCTAG
- the hisG gene encoding ATP phosphoribosyltransferase, whose amino-acid sequence MSKKLKLGIPKGSLQDATIALFARAGWNIYASGRSYFPSIDDTEIECMLVRAQEMARYVETGALDAGLTGNDWILENLADVERVTSLTYSKASRTKVKWVLAVPEDSPYQKAEDLAGKTIATELVEYSKRFFAERNIPVKVEFSWGATEVKPPMLADAIVEVTETGSSLRANRLRIIEVLMESETQLIANKAAWQDEFKRKKIETLSLMLNGAMAAQSQIGLMLNVEKTNLDAVLDVLPALNSPTVSELRDKNWVAVNTILEQHTVRDIVPKLKAAGGTGIVEFPLSKVVL is encoded by the coding sequence ATGAGCAAGAAGCTGAAGCTGGGCATTCCAAAGGGCAGTCTGCAGGACGCAACGATCGCGCTGTTCGCGCGCGCAGGCTGGAACATCTACGCGAGCGGCCGCTCGTACTTCCCGTCGATCGACGACACCGAGATCGAGTGCATGCTCGTCCGCGCACAGGAGATGGCCCGCTACGTCGAGACCGGCGCTCTGGATGCAGGGCTCACCGGCAATGACTGGATCCTCGAGAACCTCGCTGACGTCGAGCGCGTTACCTCGCTCACCTACTCGAAGGCCAGCCGCACCAAGGTGAAGTGGGTGCTCGCCGTGCCCGAAGACTCGCCCTATCAGAAGGCCGAAGACCTTGCCGGAAAGACCATCGCGACCGAACTCGTGGAGTACTCGAAGCGCTTCTTCGCCGAGCGCAACATCCCGGTGAAGGTGGAGTTCAGCTGGGGCGCGACCGAAGTGAAGCCGCCGATGCTCGCCGATGCGATCGTCGAAGTGACCGAGACCGGCAGTTCGCTACGCGCGAACCGCCTGCGCATCATCGAAGTGCTGATGGAGTCGGAAACGCAACTCATCGCGAACAAGGCGGCATGGCAGGACGAGTTCAAGCGTAAGAAGATCGAGACGCTCTCGCTCATGCTCAACGGCGCGATGGCCGCACAGAGCCAGATAGGCCTGATGCTCAACGTGGAGAAGACGAACCTCGACGCCGTGCTCGACGTGCTGCCCGCGCTGAACTCACCGACGGTCTCCGAACTGCGTGACAAGAACTGGGTCGCGGTGAACACGATCCTCGAGCAGCACACCGTGCGCGATATCGTGCCGAAGCTGAAGGCCGCTGGCGGAACGGGTATCGTCGAGTTCCCGCTAAGCAAGGTAGTGCTGTAA
- a CDS encoding pyridoxal phosphate-dependent aminotransferase, whose translation MSVAAKLAGGIPQSLLDELQAQGGHDAAELAHSLSHLPRALEVQPRASVLAMPEYHPPLASRDLLRLDFNENTVAPSPRVLAKLQSLTAEGLTIYPERGHGDAAAAAYFGLEPDEVLLTNGVDEGIHLLACAFLDAHDEVVINTPSFFMYDVSCSMQTQKIVRVQSGDDLSFPFERMMASLTPQTKMVLLATPNNPTGATVSREHILAIAAAAPQAVIFVDEAYFHFFGETVMRDIPAVKNIIIGRTFSKAYGLANLRLGMLAGNARLINFLKKVASPYNVNGVALEVLPEALADEEYLNGYVKAIHEGRERIQQSLKSWGVRTWPSASNFVLMDIGPRHKELVTRMREHGVLLRDRSADPGCDGYVRITVGVADQVTKGLDALRAVFDEMQWTPAESISAQGRSSGEEREYE comes from the coding sequence ATGAGCGTTGCAGCCAAGCTCGCGGGAGGCATCCCGCAGTCGTTGCTCGATGAACTACAAGCTCAGGGCGGACACGATGCCGCAGAACTCGCACACAGCCTGAGCCACCTGCCGCGCGCGCTCGAGGTGCAGCCGCGTGCCTCCGTGCTCGCGATGCCTGAGTATCATCCGCCGCTCGCGAGCCGCGATCTGCTGCGTCTCGACTTCAACGAGAACACCGTTGCGCCGAGCCCGCGCGTGCTCGCGAAGCTGCAATCGCTTACCGCGGAAGGCCTCACCATCTACCCCGAGCGCGGACATGGCGATGCCGCAGCAGCAGCGTACTTCGGCCTCGAGCCTGATGAAGTGCTGCTGACCAACGGCGTGGACGAAGGCATTCACCTGCTCGCGTGCGCGTTCCTCGATGCGCATGACGAAGTCGTCATCAACACGCCGAGCTTCTTCATGTACGACGTGAGCTGCAGCATGCAGACGCAAAAGATCGTGCGCGTGCAGTCGGGCGACGACCTCAGCTTCCCCTTCGAGCGCATGATGGCCTCGCTGACGCCGCAGACGAAGATGGTGCTGCTCGCCACGCCGAACAACCCCACCGGCGCGACCGTGAGCCGAGAGCACATTCTTGCCATCGCCGCCGCCGCGCCGCAGGCCGTCATCTTCGTCGATGAAGCGTACTTCCACTTCTTCGGCGAGACCGTGATGCGCGACATTCCTGCGGTGAAGAACATCATCATCGGCCGCACCTTCTCCAAGGCCTATGGCCTTGCGAACCTTCGCCTCGGCATGTTGGCCGGCAACGCGCGCCTCATCAACTTCCTGAAAAAGGTCGCCTCGCCCTACAACGTCAACGGCGTTGCGCTCGAGGTGCTTCCCGAAGCGCTTGCCGACGAAGAGTATCTCAATGGGTATGTGAAAGCGATCCACGAAGGCCGCGAGCGCATTCAGCAGTCGCTGAAGTCCTGGGGCGTCCGCACCTGGCCCAGCGCGTCGAACTTCGTGCTGATGGACATCGGTCCGCGCCACAAGGAACTCGTCACGCGCATGCGCGAGCACGGCGTACTGCTGCGCGATCGCTCAGCCGATCCTGGCTGCGATGGCTACGTGCGCATCACCGTCGGCGTGGCCGATCAAGTGACCAAGGGCCTCGACGCTCTGCGCGCGGTCTTCGACGAAATGCAGTGGACGCCAGCCGAAAGCATCAGCGCGCAGGGCCGCTCCAGCGGCGAAGAGCGTGAGTATGAATAA
- a CDS encoding type II toxin-antitoxin system VapC family toxin: MAQFLLDTNIASFLIKGSSTALDHRFRQFESSSVVSVITEAEMRYGLARLPDEAKLHLLVKQFFQRIDILAWTSSCAVQYASLHAQQQRKGKPLSIFDTMIAAHALANDLVLVTNDAAFANIENLKLEDWTKGPQRA, translated from the coding sequence ATGGCGCAATTCTTACTCGACACCAACATCGCGAGCTTTCTCATCAAGGGTTCTTCAACGGCTCTTGATCATCGCTTTCGTCAGTTTGAATCGAGCAGTGTCGTCTCGGTGATCACCGAAGCTGAAATGCGCTACGGCTTGGCACGCTTGCCGGACGAGGCAAAACTTCATCTGCTCGTGAAGCAGTTTTTCCAGCGCATCGACATCCTGGCCTGGACTTCATCCTGCGCGGTGCAGTACGCCTCCCTTCACGCTCAGCAACAGCGCAAAGGGAAGCCTCTAAGCATCTTTGACACGATGATTGCAGCGCACGCATTAGCAAACGACCTCGTCCTGGTCACAAATGACGCGGCGTTTGCAAACATCGAGAACTTGAAACTGGAAGACTGGACCAAGGGACCCCAACGCGCATGA
- the hisB gene encoding imidazoleglycerol-phosphate dehydratase HisB: MSDMLEELGTTQPTERVGTVNRKTLETDINLRLNVDGMGTYKVSTGIRFFDHMLESFAKHGGFDLELKCIGDLDVDQHHTVEDVGIALGEAFAEALGDKRGILRAGYFVMTMDETLAVAAVDLSGRVACVVDDQLTAPVVGDLVTELVPDFFDGFARGAKANVHIKTMYGRNNHHKIEAIFKAFARAMRGACSKDERMKDLLPSTKGLL, translated from the coding sequence ATGAGCGACATGCTCGAAGAACTCGGCACCACGCAGCCCACGGAGCGCGTCGGCACAGTCAATCGCAAGACCCTCGAGACGGACATCAACCTCCGCCTGAACGTCGACGGCATGGGCACTTACAAGGTTTCGACCGGCATCCGCTTCTTCGACCACATGCTCGAGAGCTTCGCCAAGCACGGCGGTTTCGACCTCGAACTCAAGTGCATCGGCGACCTCGACGTGGACCAGCATCACACCGTTGAAGACGTCGGCATCGCACTCGGCGAGGCCTTCGCTGAAGCACTCGGCGACAAGCGCGGCATCCTGCGCGCAGGCTACTTCGTCATGACGATGGATGAGACGCTCGCCGTTGCTGCGGTCGATCTCTCCGGCCGCGTCGCTTGCGTGGTGGACGATCAACTCACCGCGCCGGTCGTCGGCGACCTCGTCACCGAACTCGTGCCCGACTTCTTCGACGGCTTCGCGCGTGGTGCTAAGGCCAACGTCCACATCAAGACAATGTATGGCCGCAACAACCATCACAAGATCGAGGCGATCTTCAAGGCCTTCGCTCGCGCGATGCGCGGCGCCTGCTCCAAGGACGAGCGCATGAAGGACCTGCTGCCCAGCACGAAAGGCTTGCTGTAG